The Calypte anna isolate BGI_N300 chromosome 2, bCalAnn1_v1.p, whole genome shotgun sequence genome includes a window with the following:
- the SLC25A38 gene encoding mitochondrial glycine transporter isoform X1: protein MLWKPSPPGAEDQVETTAMHPVLKAFVCGSISGTCSTLLFQPLDLLKTRLQTLQPAVNGSRRAGMVTLLFRVVRTESVLGLWKGVSPSFARCIPGVGIYFSTLYMMKQKFLADRSPTALESVFLGATARAVSGICMLPVTVVKTRYESGRYGYGSVYGALKNIYQTEGARGMFSGLTATLLRDAPFSGIYLMFYTQTKKLTPQDQLDPVLMPLLNFGCGIFAGILASLATQPADVIKTHMQLSPQKYHRTSQAIAYIYKDFGLIGFFRGGVPRALRRTLMAAMAWTVYEQMMEKMGLKS from the exons ATGCTCTGGAAACCCAGTCCTCCCGGTGCGGAGGACCAAGTGGAAACAACAGCG atGCACCCTGTCCTAAAGGCCTTTGTGTGTGGCTCCATCAGTGGGACTTGCTCCACACTCCTCTTCCAACCCCTGGACTTGCTAAAAACCCGTCTGCAAACTCTACAGCCTGCTGTGAATGG gTCCAGGCGTGCTGGGATGGTAACACTGCTCTTCAGGGTTGTTCGTACTGAGAGTGTCCTAGGGCTCTGGAAAGGTGTCTCTCCA tCCTTTGCGAGATGCATTCCTGGGGTTGGAATTTACTTCAGCACACTGTACATGATGAAGCAAAAGTTTCTAGCAGACCGTTCACCCACAGCCCTGGAGTCTGTCTTTCTGGGTGCCACTGCACGTGCAGTGTCTGGGATCTGTATGCTGCCAGTGACTGTAGTGAAGACTCGATACGAG AGTGGAAGATATGGCTATGGGAGTGTGTATGGAGCACTGAAAAATATCTATCAGACAGAAGGAGCTCGTGGCATGTTCAGTGGGCTCACTGCAACGCTGCTACGGGATGCACCCTTCTCTGGGATCTACCTGATGTTctacacacagacaaaaaaactaACACCTCAGG ACCAGCTGGATCCAGTGCTCATGCCTTTGCTGAATTTCGGCTGTGGGATCTTTGCAGGAATCTTGGCCTCACTGGCAACACAGCCTGCTGATGTCATCAAAACACATATGCAGCTGTCCCCCCAAAAGTACCACAGGACAAGCCAGGCCATTGCCTACATCTACAAG GACTTTGGGTTGATTGGCTTTTTCCGAGGCGGTGTGCCCCGTGCCCTCAGGCGGACTCTTATGGCAGCAATGGCCTGGACAGTATATGAACAGATGATGGAAAAAATGGGTTTGAAATCTTGA
- the SLC25A38 gene encoding mitochondrial glycine transporter isoform X3: MPGREAEMHPVLKAFVCGSISGTCSTLLFQPLDLLKTRLQTLQPAVNGSRRAGMVTLLFRVVRTESVLGLWKGVSPSFARCIPGVGIYFSTLYMMKQKFLADRSPTALESVFLGATARAVSGICMLPVTVVKTRYESGRYGYGSVYGALKNIYQTEGARGMFSGLTATLLRDAPFSGIYLMFYTQTKKLTPQDQLDPVLMPLLNFGCGIFAGILASLATQPADVIKTHMQLSPQKYHRTSQAIAYIYKDFGLIGFFRGGVPRALRRTLMAAMAWTVYEQMMEKMGLKS, from the exons ATGCcggggagagaggcagag atGCACCCTGTCCTAAAGGCCTTTGTGTGTGGCTCCATCAGTGGGACTTGCTCCACACTCCTCTTCCAACCCCTGGACTTGCTAAAAACCCGTCTGCAAACTCTACAGCCTGCTGTGAATGG gTCCAGGCGTGCTGGGATGGTAACACTGCTCTTCAGGGTTGTTCGTACTGAGAGTGTCCTAGGGCTCTGGAAAGGTGTCTCTCCA tCCTTTGCGAGATGCATTCCTGGGGTTGGAATTTACTTCAGCACACTGTACATGATGAAGCAAAAGTTTCTAGCAGACCGTTCACCCACAGCCCTGGAGTCTGTCTTTCTGGGTGCCACTGCACGTGCAGTGTCTGGGATCTGTATGCTGCCAGTGACTGTAGTGAAGACTCGATACGAG AGTGGAAGATATGGCTATGGGAGTGTGTATGGAGCACTGAAAAATATCTATCAGACAGAAGGAGCTCGTGGCATGTTCAGTGGGCTCACTGCAACGCTGCTACGGGATGCACCCTTCTCTGGGATCTACCTGATGTTctacacacagacaaaaaaactaACACCTCAGG ACCAGCTGGATCCAGTGCTCATGCCTTTGCTGAATTTCGGCTGTGGGATCTTTGCAGGAATCTTGGCCTCACTGGCAACACAGCCTGCTGATGTCATCAAAACACATATGCAGCTGTCCCCCCAAAAGTACCACAGGACAAGCCAGGCCATTGCCTACATCTACAAG GACTTTGGGTTGATTGGCTTTTTCCGAGGCGGTGTGCCCCGTGCCCTCAGGCGGACTCTTATGGCAGCAATGGCCTGGACAGTATATGAACAGATGATGGAAAAAATGGGTTTGAAATCTTGA
- the SLC25A38 gene encoding mitochondrial glycine transporter isoform X2, with protein MGDGPQVNMHPVLKAFVCGSISGTCSTLLFQPLDLLKTRLQTLQPAVNGSRRAGMVTLLFRVVRTESVLGLWKGVSPSFARCIPGVGIYFSTLYMMKQKFLADRSPTALESVFLGATARAVSGICMLPVTVVKTRYESGRYGYGSVYGALKNIYQTEGARGMFSGLTATLLRDAPFSGIYLMFYTQTKKLTPQDQLDPVLMPLLNFGCGIFAGILASLATQPADVIKTHMQLSPQKYHRTSQAIAYIYKDFGLIGFFRGGVPRALRRTLMAAMAWTVYEQMMEKMGLKS; from the exons ATGGGAGACGGGCCCCAGGTCAAT atGCACCCTGTCCTAAAGGCCTTTGTGTGTGGCTCCATCAGTGGGACTTGCTCCACACTCCTCTTCCAACCCCTGGACTTGCTAAAAACCCGTCTGCAAACTCTACAGCCTGCTGTGAATGG gTCCAGGCGTGCTGGGATGGTAACACTGCTCTTCAGGGTTGTTCGTACTGAGAGTGTCCTAGGGCTCTGGAAAGGTGTCTCTCCA tCCTTTGCGAGATGCATTCCTGGGGTTGGAATTTACTTCAGCACACTGTACATGATGAAGCAAAAGTTTCTAGCAGACCGTTCACCCACAGCCCTGGAGTCTGTCTTTCTGGGTGCCACTGCACGTGCAGTGTCTGGGATCTGTATGCTGCCAGTGACTGTAGTGAAGACTCGATACGAG AGTGGAAGATATGGCTATGGGAGTGTGTATGGAGCACTGAAAAATATCTATCAGACAGAAGGAGCTCGTGGCATGTTCAGTGGGCTCACTGCAACGCTGCTACGGGATGCACCCTTCTCTGGGATCTACCTGATGTTctacacacagacaaaaaaactaACACCTCAGG ACCAGCTGGATCCAGTGCTCATGCCTTTGCTGAATTTCGGCTGTGGGATCTTTGCAGGAATCTTGGCCTCACTGGCAACACAGCCTGCTGATGTCATCAAAACACATATGCAGCTGTCCCCCCAAAAGTACCACAGGACAAGCCAGGCCATTGCCTACATCTACAAG GACTTTGGGTTGATTGGCTTTTTCCGAGGCGGTGTGCCCCGTGCCCTCAGGCGGACTCTTATGGCAGCAATGGCCTGGACAGTATATGAACAGATGATGGAAAAAATGGGTTTGAAATCTTGA
- the SLC25A38 gene encoding mitochondrial glycine transporter isoform X4, whose product MGDGPQMHPVLKAFVCGSISGTCSTLLFQPLDLLKTRLQTLQPAVNGSRRAGMVTLLFRVVRTESVLGLWKGVSPSFARCIPGVGIYFSTLYMMKQKFLADRSPTALESVFLGATARAVSGICMLPVTVVKTRYESGRYGYGSVYGALKNIYQTEGARGMFSGLTATLLRDAPFSGIYLMFYTQTKKLTPQDQLDPVLMPLLNFGCGIFAGILASLATQPADVIKTHMQLSPQKYHRTSQAIAYIYKDFGLIGFFRGGVPRALRRTLMAAMAWTVYEQMMEKMGLKS is encoded by the exons ATGGGAGACGGGCCCCAG atGCACCCTGTCCTAAAGGCCTTTGTGTGTGGCTCCATCAGTGGGACTTGCTCCACACTCCTCTTCCAACCCCTGGACTTGCTAAAAACCCGTCTGCAAACTCTACAGCCTGCTGTGAATGG gTCCAGGCGTGCTGGGATGGTAACACTGCTCTTCAGGGTTGTTCGTACTGAGAGTGTCCTAGGGCTCTGGAAAGGTGTCTCTCCA tCCTTTGCGAGATGCATTCCTGGGGTTGGAATTTACTTCAGCACACTGTACATGATGAAGCAAAAGTTTCTAGCAGACCGTTCACCCACAGCCCTGGAGTCTGTCTTTCTGGGTGCCACTGCACGTGCAGTGTCTGGGATCTGTATGCTGCCAGTGACTGTAGTGAAGACTCGATACGAG AGTGGAAGATATGGCTATGGGAGTGTGTATGGAGCACTGAAAAATATCTATCAGACAGAAGGAGCTCGTGGCATGTTCAGTGGGCTCACTGCAACGCTGCTACGGGATGCACCCTTCTCTGGGATCTACCTGATGTTctacacacagacaaaaaaactaACACCTCAGG ACCAGCTGGATCCAGTGCTCATGCCTTTGCTGAATTTCGGCTGTGGGATCTTTGCAGGAATCTTGGCCTCACTGGCAACACAGCCTGCTGATGTCATCAAAACACATATGCAGCTGTCCCCCCAAAAGTACCACAGGACAAGCCAGGCCATTGCCTACATCTACAAG GACTTTGGGTTGATTGGCTTTTTCCGAGGCGGTGTGCCCCGTGCCCTCAGGCGGACTCTTATGGCAGCAATGGCCTGGACAGTATATGAACAGATGATGGAAAAAATGGGTTTGAAATCTTGA
- the RPSA gene encoding 40S ribosomal protein SA has protein sequence MSGGLDVLQMKEEDVLKFLAAGTHLGGTNLDFQMEQYIYKRKSDGIYIINLKRTWEKLLLAARAIVAIENPADVSVISSRNTGQRAVLKFAAATGATPIAGRFTPGTFTNQIQAAFREPRLLVVTDPRADHQPLTEASYVNIPTIALCNTDSPLRYVDIAIPCNNKGAHSVGLMWWMLAREVLRMRGTISREHPWEVMPDLYFYRDPEEIEKEEQAAAEKAVTKEEFQTEWTAPAPEFTAPPQPEVADWSEGVQVPAVPIQQFPTEDWSAQPATEDWSAAPTAQATEWVGTTTEWS, from the exons ATGTCCGGAGGTCTCGATGTCCTGCagatgaaggaggaggatgTCCTCAAATTCCTCGCTGCCGGGACCCACCTGGGAGGCACCAATCTTGACTTCCAGATGGAGCAGTATATCTACAAGAGGAAAAGCGATG GTATTTACATCATCAATCTGAAGAGGACCTGGGAAAAGCTTCTTCTGGCAGCCCGGGCTATTGTTGCCATTGAGAACCCAGCTGATGTGAGCGtcatttcttccagaaatacTGGACAG CGTGCTGTCCTGAagtttgctgctgctactgGGGCTACTCCTATTGCTGGGCGTTTCACCCCTGGTACCTTCACAAATCAGATCCAAGCAGCTTTCCGTGAGCCACGGCTCCTGGTTGTCACGGATCCCCGGGCTGATCATCAGCCACTGACAGAGGCATCTTATGTCAACATCCCCACTATTGCACTCTGCAACACCGACTCCCCGCTGCGCTATGTGGATATTGCCATTCCCTGCAACAACAAG GGAGCCCATTCAGTGGGTCTGATGTGGTGGATGCTGGCTCGGGAGGTCCTGCGCATGCGTGGCACCATCTCCCGTGAGCACCCGTGGGAAGTCATGCCTGACTTGTACTTCTACAGGGATCCTGAGGAG ATTGaaaaggaggagcaggcagctgctgagaaaGCAGTAACCAAGGAGGAGTTCCAGACGGAATGGACGGCCCCAGCTCCCGAATTCACTGCTCCTCCACAGCCTGAGGTTGCGGATTGGTCTGAGGGGGTGCAGGTCCCAGCTGTGCCCATCCAGCAGTTCCCCACAG AGGACTGGAGCGCCCAGCCTGCCACCGAGGACTGGtcagcagctcccacagcccaggctaCCGAGTGGGTCGGCACTACCACAGAGTGGTCTTAA